A DNA window from Loxodonta africana isolate mLoxAfr1 chromosome 7, mLoxAfr1.hap2, whole genome shotgun sequence contains the following coding sequences:
- the TMEM216 gene encoding transmembrane protein 216 isoform X2, whose translation MLLVYLGIEVIRLFFGTKGNLCQRKMPLGISVALTFPSATMASYYLLLQTYVLRLEAIMNGILLFFCGSELLLEVLTLAALSRYCCGGSISCPLRVRFLSHPRGGSIVLLKPEGSRQLLRGKVMSMGLPFSLRWLTCLGKMFLGAKRCGT comes from the coding sequence GTACAAAGGGAAACCTCTGCCAACGAAAGATGCCACTTGGTATTAGCGTGGCCTTGACTTTCCCATCAGCCACGATGGCCTCCTATTACCTGCTGCTGCAGACCTATGTGCTCCGCCTGGAAGCCATCATGAATGGCATCTTGCTCTTCTTCTGTGGCTCAGAGCTGCTGCTTGAGGTGCTCACCCTGGCTGCTCTCTCCAGGTACTGCTGCGGAGGGTCCATTTCCTGTCCTCTGAGGGTTAGGTTCCTATCCCATCCCAGAGGGGGATCCATTGTACTTCTGAAGCCTGAGGGGTCTAGACAGCTTTTAAGGGGCAAAGTGATGTCTATGGGACTGCCTTTCTCACTCAGATGGTTAACCTGCTTAGGGAAGATGTTCTTGGGGGCCAAAAGATGTGGAACTTAG